The following DNA comes from Epinephelus moara isolate mb chromosome 2, YSFRI_EMoa_1.0, whole genome shotgun sequence.
gtggaaaaatggaaaaattagAAAGGGACGGTGAAGGAGGAAAAGGTGAAGAAAGggcagagagaaaggaaaattCCCCATACAGTTCCCATGTAGTAACTTAAGGTACATGTCTATTTGTCTCCGTTAGGGTGACTCTGGCGGCCCTCTGTCCAGTCCATCTACAAGTCGTATGTTCCTGGCAGGAGTGGTCAGTTGGGGTGATGGCTGTGCCCGCAGAAACAAACCTGGCATCTACACAACAGTCACCAAATACCGTGGCTGGATCAAAGAGAAGACGGGAGTGTAGACGACTGCAGAATAGTCGGACTCAGGCCTTATTGACATTAACACAGATTGATGACCATTTTTTGCTTTGCCACTCTGACTTTTCAGCTGAAGTAGTGGCCTTGACTCCCAGTCGCAGCTGCAGTGGAAAATGCACTGTTTGCTTGAAGAGcaatttcaacacattttatGTCTACTGTGATTTTTATGAGGGTGGGgttgatgaaatgtttttaaatgtaaataaatgttttatttttgtgtttttttgctgttgttttagtGTATTTTGATGGAGAACAATGTTATGTGCTGCACATGAAATAGATTTTAGGTGTGATTGTTACACATGTACATAAATGGAAATGTGCATCCTTGTACTCTGTGTTGTCCTGTGTTTTATCAGTATATGTAACAATTTCCcaccatgttttgttgttgtctttgttcTAAATTttataaatttaaaacaaaatgacagtaCGCTCATTCCACCTTACCTCCTATGGCTTGGTATCTTACAAattatatcatttatttttactcCAGCAGAAATCCCTGAGAAGTAAATGATATGAATGTTCACTAGCATTAGCCTTGTTATCATGCACAGCATTTCATTTTAACAGCTGTGAACTGCTTTTCTATCagcataaaaaaacagcatattATAGTAGGTTTTGTTTGAGTTCCATCTCTCATGTTTAATACAATGTTATGACCTCTATTTTATTCAGCACAAAATCAGTACTCATGACAGTTCAGTCCATCTCAaatctgtaaatgtgtgttttatagcagatgtttttaaataaaatatgtctAATATAACCGCCTTTGCATTTGTGTTATCATTCTCTGACATGCAGTTTATCTATGATTTTTGAATTACTTTATGACAACCATATTGGTTATCCTTTGCAACTAATTTAAACTGAGCTCGGATTTGAATTGATTTGTTCACTGTGCAATATTTTCATTTAGTCTTTACTTCAACAGGATGTTTATGGGTATTACAAGATAGATAAATGATGGGGGTGTCAGAAAGAAATGCTCATTCTGGTCCAGATTCAAATTACAAtttatgctgtttttatttttgcttttcatATGTGTCTCCATTGTTTTCTGTAAAGTGTCATTGAAAGAAGCTTTTATGTGTGGCAAATGTGAGGGGTAAAAAAATACGGTGTGTCATCTGAAAAGGCCAGTCGcttgaataaatgttttttaatgcaaCATTCTTTCATTTCCacagtaaaacattaaaaaacaaaccgATTTAATTCACCCCGGAACAAAGAACAAACGAATATACCCTTGCCCTTTTCCGGAAGATATTTAATAACGGAGCGGATACGGTCCCACCATATTATTGTTCCCCCGGTCTTCGCAGCAGTTGAAGCTTTATTTGCCCAGTTTTTATTCGTTAGTTAATCTTTTCTTACAGTCGTAACATATTATTTTCCAATAATCTCAGATGTAGcaatttaaagaaatgtaaaaaactgATGCTCGGCCTGTCTCAGAAACATGGATTTAAAAAATAGAGTTTAAAATAGATGGGAACTTTTTAGCTAAAATTTAGTCTGTCCAAATTAGAGGCAACATGTTTATCAAACAGCTGCGTGTTTGCAAAGCCGTAAACCTATGGATTTGATTCATTATTAGAGAATAACTTGGTGGTGAAGGCGCGTAGCGTAACTTACAGTAAAAATggattcagaccagaggagagaCAGCCGCAGTTGGGACTGGGACAGCCCGCAGTGCCGAGCCCAGCTGGACGAGGTCTTTTTCCGCCCGCATGACTACATCCAGGCCGGCAGCCCGGAGCACAAAGAGTTTTGGGCTTTCTTTGACCGCTTCCAGAGGTTCAAAACAAAGAGGGACATGTCTGGCTCAGGAGCAAAACAGGACAGAGAAGAGGGtaaagacaagagaaagactGGCACTGGAAAGGTAGACCTTGGCCTTCCTAAAGAGTATGATGGTCGTTACCGGATTAATGTATCTGTTTGCACCAGAGATGTCGAGGAGCGCCTCGGGAAGTCAGAGCACAGAGGCAGGCAGAGATCTTCGGGTCCAGGCAGCCAGGAGATCTCAGACTGCCGCCTGGCTCTCCTGCATTTCCTGGACTTCAGCCAGAGGCAGAGTTTTGGAAAGCTGGCCAAGCTTCGCCGGGAGCAAAAGAATCTGCCCATCTTCCAGTATCGGGACAGGATAGTGGAGCTGGTGCGGCGTCACCCTGTGGTTGTGGTGGCAGGGGACACAGGCTGCGGAAAATCCACACAAGTACCTCAGTATCTTCTGTCAGCTGGCTTCAGCCACATAGCCTGCACTCAGCCTCGACGTATTGCCTGTATATCCCTCGCAAAGAGGGTCAGCTTTGAGAGTCTCAATCAGTACGGCTCAAAGGTTTGTCACGGAAGATCAAACACAGCTTCTTACATTTGTTGAAGCACCATATAGCCcatagatttttgttttgtatttgttgacTTGTCTATGAACATTCAATTAACACACAAGACCTCCAGAAGTAATTAGTCAAAGGCAAATGTACTTGAGGGAGTTTTTCTTAGTGGTAAAAAGTAATTGAATACATTTACTTAAATACTGTGCTGAAGTACTgttttgaggtacttgcacTTTTCTTGAGTGTATCAATTTTCAGCTACTTTATACTTATACTCTGCTACACTTTAgggggaaatattgtactttttacttcactacatgaATTTACCTGcacttttcagattcagattaataatacaaaatacaagCAACACATATATTGTATTATTATCAGATTCAATAAGAATCAAATAGATAACGTGCGTATACTAATagcaaataaatattgttattTGAAGATTTATTCAAATATATTCTCTTAAATACATTTGAGCTAATGAAATGCTGTCATGTTTTGTAGGTAGGTTACCAGATCCGCTTTGAGACCACCCGGACGCTGGCTACCAAACTGCTGTTCCTGACTGAGGGGCTGCTGCTCCGACAGATCCAACAGGACAGGACGCTGGCTCAGTATCAGGTGCTGATCGTCGACGAGGTCCATGAGCgacatcttcactgtgactttCTTCTAGGGGTCCTGCGTTCTCTGCTGGCCGACAACCCACACCTGCGTCTCATTCTCATGTCAGCAACAATCAACATCAAGCTTTTCTCTGACTATTTCAATAGCGCTCCTGTGCTGCAGGTGCCAGGCAGGTTGTTTCCTATACAGGTAAGCAGAGGATGGCAGTGATCACAAATGTAAATATACATCTCACTCATCAGAATCAGTTATCTGGGGTTTGATATAGGCATGCTCGAAGACAAATGCACTGGAAGTGTCCAGACCTTTACTTGAGTGGGATACACATTTGAAGCTTTAAATCAAGAAATTATGTTCCAAAAGCAACATTTACAGTTTCTTCAGGGTTTGAGAATTTGTCAgattttttctcttaaattgCATCTaactttttgtctctgttttctgtgcTAAGGTGATATACCAGCCCATTCCACCCGAGGAGCAGTCCTCACGTTCAGAGAAAATGGATCCCAGACCATATCTGCGCATCCTGCAGGGCATCGATCAACGCTACCCTCCAGAGGAACGCGGCGACCTGCTCATCTTCCTTAGTGGTGTGGCAGAAATCTCCACCATCCAGGAGGCCTGTCAAATTTATGCCACACATACAAATCGCTGGATTGTCTTACCGCTGCACAGCACCCTCTCACTGGCCCAGCAGGATAAGGCACAGTCAGCTTTGTTTGGATTACAGTGGACATACGAtatttgaatctgatatgttagCTGTGGTTTATTGGTTCTAATTATCTCTCATCATATTATTCATCAGGTGTTTGACATTGCTCCTCCAGGGGTGAGAAAGTGCATCATCTCAACCAATATTGCTGAGACCTCAGTTACAATAGATGGAGTGCGCTTTGTTGTAGACTCAGGTATGAAACTAGTAGTACACTTGTAACTTGGGTcttttacctggttaaataaaggttaaataaaataaaataagaattaaCTAAAATTTGTTTAACTAACCAATGAGCCCATCCTAACAAACCTAATTTTGTGCTGCCAAGCTTTGCTCAAAATCTCTGAATTTTAAATCTAGTGAGGATCCTAAAGGTTCAACAGTAATTAAACCCATCATGCTGGATTTTGGgggaatacatttttttctaactttaaAGAAATTTAGATAGGATAAAAGGGCAAAGAGGTAGACTAACAACCATATGAATTGATTGTTTTGTACTTTATTCTTTTACAGGGAAGGTAAAGGAAATGAGTTTTGATCCTAAGGCCAAGATGCAACGTCTGCAGGAGTTCTGGATCAGCCGAGCCAGCTCTGAGCAGAGGAAAGGTCGAGCCGGTCGTACAGGTCCAGGAGTGTGTTACCGCCTGTACGCTGAGTCTGACTACGATGCTTTCGCACCTTATCCTGTGCCTGAAATCCACAGAGTTGCTCTGGACTCCCTTATTCTTCAGGTAACAACATCCCATAGAAAGCAGGATATCAATTCTTCCTTTTAATTCTTCAAATTCCATTGTTAAATTCTAGCTTTATTCATGGCGTTTTTTTCCTGCAGATGAAGAGCATGTGTCTTGGAGATCCACTTTCTTTTGTCTTCATTGatccacctccagctgctagTATCCAGACTGCAGTCACTTATCTGAAAGAGCAGGGGGCGTTAGACAGTCGTGCTGAACTGACCTCCATTGGTAGTTTGCTGGCACAATTGCCAGTGGATGTGGTCATAGGTAAGATTCCCAACACCAGAGTCACATTGTGTAttgtagttttctttttttgtttgtcttctatgcatttttttttttatcttatcatGTTTTCATGAAGCTGACAGCAGCAAGCAATGTGGTGGTAAATTGTTGGAAAAGTTTAAATAGCATACCAGTAATTTCAGACTTGGTTTCACTTTAAGTAATTATATACAGTATCACATTTAATTTAGCAATGACACACTGGACTTTAAAagtcacatacacatacagtatgaccTGGATTTAggtaagcgtgtgtgtgtgtgtgtgtgtgtgtgtgtgtgtgtgtgtgtgtgtgtgtgtgtgtgtgtgttctttcagGGAAGATGCTGGTGCTGGGCTGTTTGTTTAACCTGGTGGAGCCTGTATTGACAGTGGCAGCAGCCCTCAGTGTTCAATCACCTTTCCTGCGCAGCTCACAGCACAACCCAGACTGTGCCACTGCCCGCCAGCCCCTGCACAGCAACCACGGAGACCCCTTTACCTTACTCAACACCTTCAATGCCTGGGTGGAGGTCAGTAATGGAAACATTATTTGACAATGGCGGTTTGATATGAAATGTTTAGACAGATTTGATATATTATGGACTTCGCTGTACATAAAACAACAGgtgaagggagagagaggtggTGGCTCAAGGAAATGGTGCAGGAGGAGAGGCCTGGAGGAGCAGCGACTATATGAGATGGTCAACCTACGCAGACAGTTCAAGGCACGCTActgacacacagaaaaaaataatacgAAAACACTAGCAAGTTTCTGATGTGACACCACTGCTTGACGTGAGCTTTCTCTCTCTAACAGGACTTGCTGAGGAGCCACGGCCTACTGGAATCAGAGAGTAGCGCTCCCTCTAGTGGTGACCGCGAGAAGCGTAGGGAGAGGCttacagagaggaggaagctgCATCAGCTGAAGAGAGATCATGAGCAGCAGGAGAGCAGCAGACGTAAAGTCCTGAGGCTGAATGAAGGGCAGGATGGAGAATTCTCCTCAGGATCAGACACAGAGGGAGTCAGTAGAGACAAGAGGGACAAGGGGGGATCAGGACAGAACATGGACATACAGGTGAGCTCAGAGTACAGTGTAACATGGAAAAAGGTTGCCACTAGCAGCCGTAAACCTCAACACCAACTTTTAACACTCAACTTGaaatcctgtgtgtttttgtgctatTTTGTGGTACACTTATGATTCACTAAccagaattaaataaaaacgTAATTGATTTGCTTCTTATTTTGACAATCTTTAAAAGTTGCAGCTTCAAAGTTTCAGTAAATTGAAGCAGGTTCTGCTTTGTGGGTCATGTTTTTGTCAGATTTTCCCAGTTAGCTTAAACAATTTGCAGAAAGATGTAGAGGGAAGTTTTGTGGGTCCTGGCAACAACAAACTGATAGAACTGACAGGATGTTATCTTTGTATAATAGGAAAAAGGCCAGCACATATGGTTTCAGGGCTGGTCATCTTTACAGAGATGTTTGCGTCTTTTTGTGTATGTTTAAGGCAGTTACACACTGAGTGATCTCTCTGTGTGGTGCTGTTCGGTCTGTAACAGGAGGTGAAGTTCAAGTTGCGTCACAATGTGTCAGAGCTGCAGGACGCAGCCAACGTCAGCCAGGACATGTCCTCCCGGCAGCAGGCTTTGCTCAAGCTGCTGCTTTGCCGAGGCCTCTTCCCCCAGCTGGCAGTGCCTGATGAACACAACTCCAACCGCAAGGACTCAGACCAGGTCAGGCCTCCTGCTGCACCCAAACCAGCTTTTaagttttaataataataatgaaggGGTGGAACTTGTGTCAGTAAACCAAGTTTTTCACTAGTGATTGAAAGAATGATTAAGGTTGAACTTCCACTTTGTGATTTAACATTGTTTAGGTGTTTCATACAAGGAATAAGCAGGGAGTGGTGATCCACCCAACCAGTGTGTTTGCCAGCGACCCAGAGGTGCTACAAGTGCCGGAGGAAGACACCAGAGAAATGGGTAAACCTCTGGAGTGCTGTGAAAGCCACAACTTTAAAAGAGTAAACAGTCAAGATAAGACAAAAACAATGAGGCTTATTTCCCATGGGAAAAGAAATTGGACAGCAATGACAACAGCCTGTGCATTACAAGAGATGCACATATGTACATGCAGCAAGTACATGACATGAAATTCACTATTAGTTTGTACAAAACACGCCTTTAAATTACTTTTGGAGGGAAACCTCTCTTATTAGATACACCTTTACAAGACATTTAAGCATACCAACAATTCATAATtgatttttaaagcattttaaacGCTGCCTGAATTATTAATTAGCTGCTAACCAAAAATGTGTCTTTCTGGAAGTTACTTTAAAATCTAGAAAAGACAGCATCTGTTATTTATGATGACgtttcttaatttttttcttggtgttgcaaagaaaatatttctaCCTGCTTGTTCTGCACTTAAAGAACCCAGACACCATTTTTCTCAGCAGTGGTCTCATTTGTTTGTAGTAAATCAAATACTACGGGAAGTATTGCACTCCAGAATGATACATGTATCTATGCCTGGCCTCTTGATCCACAGATGAAGTCTTTTCGTCCTCATATGTTTCTTCCTTTCACTCTTGCATGTCTCTCATCATGTCTCATTTGTCTCCATTTCCTGCCTGCAGGGCCTGATAGGAGGGACAGCAGCAAACACCAGCTGCTAGCCTTTGTCACTCTGTTGGAGACCAACAAGCCATATTTGTCCAACTGTGTGAGGGTTCCAGCACTGCAAGTTAGTACCAGATGTGGGATGTTCCTGTTCCCACCACAAACtgctaaatgttttgtttttcttaatccTCTTGGAATTACCCTGATTTAGTTCTGTATTATGTTAAAGTCAAATGACATAGTGAAGGTAAATCTATGTGATCCAGATTTTGGCTTGATGTGATTCCTAAATTGTTCAAGGATTAGGACAAAGAGTCATATGGTGTGATCCattatcagtttgtttgttctggtATTGCAATATCATAGATCCATCTACGCCAGGTAACACTGTCATAAATTACTCACTTGGGTTGCCTtgaatttttaaagaaagcTTTGCTTTTCTCGCATGCTTCCTTAATGAACAAAG
Coding sequences within:
- the dhx34 gene encoding probable ATP-dependent RNA helicase DHX34, translating into MDSDQRRDSRSWDWDSPQCRAQLDEVFFRPHDYIQAGSPEHKEFWAFFDRFQRFKTKRDMSGSGAKQDREEGKDKRKTGTGKVDLGLPKEYDGRYRINVSVCTRDVEERLGKSEHRGRQRSSGPGSQEISDCRLALLHFLDFSQRQSFGKLAKLRREQKNLPIFQYRDRIVELVRRHPVVVVAGDTGCGKSTQVPQYLLSAGFSHIACTQPRRIACISLAKRVSFESLNQYGSKVGYQIRFETTRTLATKLLFLTEGLLLRQIQQDRTLAQYQVLIVDEVHERHLHCDFLLGVLRSLLADNPHLRLILMSATINIKLFSDYFNSAPVLQVPGRLFPIQVIYQPIPPEEQSSRSEKMDPRPYLRILQGIDQRYPPEERGDLLIFLSGVAEISTIQEACQIYATHTNRWIVLPLHSTLSLAQQDKVFDIAPPGVRKCIISTNIAETSVTIDGVRFVVDSGKVKEMSFDPKAKMQRLQEFWISRASSEQRKGRAGRTGPGVCYRLYAESDYDAFAPYPVPEIHRVALDSLILQMKSMCLGDPLSFVFIDPPPAASIQTAVTYLKEQGALDSRAELTSIGSLLAQLPVDVVIGKMLVLGCLFNLVEPVLTVAAALSVQSPFLRSSQHNPDCATARQPLHSNHGDPFTLLNTFNAWVEVKGERGGGSRKWCRRRGLEEQRLYEMVNLRRQFKDLLRSHGLLESESSAPSSGDREKRRERLTERRKLHQLKRDHEQQESSRRKVLRLNEGQDGEFSSGSDTEGVSRDKRDKGGSGQNMDIQEVKFKLRHNVSELQDAANVSQDMSSRQQALLKLLLCRGLFPQLAVPDEHNSNRKDSDQVFHTRNKQGVVIHPTSVFASDPEVLQVPEEDTREMGPDRRDSSKHQLLAFVTLLETNKPYLSNCVRVPALQALLLVANSIDSNADCTRLVVDGWLELELREPEEALKVLSTALTLRAEWERLLLAQLGQSTVKGAAVQGVSRKTMEKLSEGLVRFLLYTEVSYSLRRLTAFQTQNLYIGPQSESELSHTQAPFVNSLFPGVEVKPDPIKGGLRVTNFFNYNCLADSKDLYSECLRTFWSCPNCDLYMPLTPLERMQHEASCRPAGEQQQPEEEPEGGKASSSSVSSLTRVYHCDVCDEDLTLTSTEILKHKRQHMCSAK